The following are from one region of the Mycolicibacterium helvum genome:
- a CDS encoding DUF885 domain-containing protein, which yields MQPGTLIRDYLTLGLRFDRIEEGYVDSFTGDPELRRAVADEPAPEPAELARQADRLLAELPQVPRESGFTDQRADFIGAHLRALAFSARKFAGEQVGFVDEVRNYFDVEISRGDQERYRAAHARIDEVLGGSGPLTERMEAHRRADEIPPERLEECMHAFSSALRDIVRATYPLPDAETIVYEVVTDKPWSGFNYYEGNYRSTVAVNADLKQQMANLPRLVAHESYPGHHTEHCRKEAGLVAGLDQQEQTIFLVNTPQCLMAEGLADLALHAAVGPGWGRWAAEIYADLGLRFDGERAEALSEATAALADVRQDAALMLHDEHRDVDDVVAFLQRWLLVDDTRARQMLRFLSSPLWRAYTSTYVEGYRLLRTWLDDRPAGVGLTERFGRLLDEPLIPSALRVDVRG from the coding sequence ATGCAGCCCGGCACCCTCATCCGCGACTACCTGACCCTCGGCTTGCGTTTCGACCGCATCGAGGAGGGCTACGTCGACTCCTTCACCGGCGACCCCGAACTGCGGCGCGCGGTCGCCGACGAACCCGCTCCCGAGCCGGCCGAACTGGCCCGCCAGGCTGACCGGCTGCTGGCTGAGTTGCCGCAGGTGCCGCGCGAATCGGGCTTCACCGATCAGCGCGCCGACTTCATCGGCGCGCACCTGCGTGCCCTGGCGTTCTCGGCGCGCAAGTTCGCCGGCGAGCAGGTCGGTTTCGTCGACGAGGTGCGCAACTATTTCGACGTCGAGATCAGCCGTGGCGACCAGGAGCGTTACCGCGCCGCGCACGCCCGCATCGACGAGGTGCTCGGTGGCAGTGGCCCGTTGACCGAGCGGATGGAGGCCCACCGCCGCGCCGACGAGATTCCGCCAGAGCGCTTGGAGGAATGTATGCACGCGTTCTCCAGCGCACTGCGCGACATCGTCCGTGCGACGTATCCGCTGCCGGATGCCGAGACAATCGTCTACGAGGTGGTCACCGACAAACCGTGGTCGGGCTTCAACTACTACGAGGGCAACTATCGCTCGACGGTGGCGGTCAACGCCGATCTCAAGCAGCAGATGGCCAACCTGCCCCGACTGGTGGCGCACGAGTCCTATCCCGGCCATCACACCGAGCACTGCCGCAAGGAAGCCGGGCTGGTGGCCGGGCTGGATCAGCAGGAGCAGACCATCTTCCTGGTGAACACCCCGCAGTGCCTGATGGCCGAAGGGCTGGCCGATCTTGCGTTGCACGCCGCGGTCGGGCCGGGCTGGGGGCGCTGGGCGGCCGAAATCTACGCCGATCTGGGGCTGCGGTTCGACGGCGAGCGGGCCGAAGCGCTGTCCGAGGCCACGGCGGCGCTGGCCGACGTGCGCCAGGACGCGGCACTGATGCTGCACGACGAGCATCGCGATGTCGACGACGTCGTCGCCTTCTTGCAGCGCTGGCTGCTGGTGGACGACACCCGGGCCCGGCAGATGCTGCGGTTCCTGTCCTCGCCGCTGTGGCGGGCCTACACGAGTACCTACGTCGAGGGCTACCGGTTGTTGCGGACTTGGCTGGACGACCGGCCCGCCGGGGTGGGCTTGACCGAGCGGTTCGGGCGGCTGCTCGACGAGCCGCTGATCCCCTCGGCGTTGCGTGTCGACGTGCGCGGATAG
- the coaA gene encoding type I pantothenate kinase, whose product MARLSEPSPYVEFDRSQWRSLRMSTPLKLTEDELVGLRGLGEQVDLLEVEEVYLPLARLIHLQVAARQRLFAATSEFLGERQQSPDRPVPFIIGVAGSVAVGKSTTARVLQALLARWEHHPRVDLVTTDGFLYPNAELSRRNLMHRKGFPESYNRRSLMRFVTTVKSGADQVCAPVYSHLIYDIVPGEKHVVTHPDILILEGLNVLQTGPTLMVSDLFDFSVYVDARIEDIEQWYIDRFLAMRAGAFANPASHFHHYAGLTDSQAVAAARDIWRSINRPNLIENILPTRPRATLVLRKDADHSINRLRLRKL is encoded by the coding sequence ATGGCGCGGCTGAGTGAACCCAGCCCTTACGTCGAGTTCGACCGGAGTCAATGGCGTTCACTGCGCATGTCGACCCCGTTGAAGCTGACGGAGGACGAGTTGGTTGGGCTGCGCGGTCTGGGTGAGCAGGTCGACCTGCTCGAGGTCGAAGAGGTCTACCTGCCACTGGCCCGGTTGATCCATCTGCAGGTGGCTGCCCGGCAGCGCCTGTTCGCCGCCACCTCCGAATTCCTCGGCGAACGCCAGCAGAGTCCGGACCGGCCGGTGCCGTTCATCATCGGTGTCGCCGGCAGCGTGGCCGTCGGGAAGTCCACCACCGCGCGTGTGCTGCAGGCCCTGCTGGCCCGCTGGGAGCACCACCCCCGCGTCGACCTCGTCACCACCGACGGCTTCCTCTACCCCAACGCCGAGCTGTCTCGTCGAAACCTCATGCACCGCAAGGGTTTTCCGGAGAGCTACAACCGTCGCTCACTGATGCGCTTCGTGACTACGGTGAAGTCCGGCGCCGACCAGGTGTGCGCCCCGGTGTACTCACACCTGATCTACGACATCGTCCCCGGTGAGAAACACGTCGTCACCCACCCAGACATCCTCATCCTCGAAGGGCTCAACGTCTTGCAGACCGGTCCGACCCTGATGGTGTCGGATCTGTTCGACTTCTCGGTGTACGTCGACGCCCGCATCGAGGACATCGAGCAGTGGTATATCGACCGCTTCCTGGCGATGCGGGCCGGCGCGTTCGCCAACCCGGCATCGCACTTCCACCACTACGCGGGATTAACCGACAGCCAGGCGGTCGCGGCCGCCCGCGATATCTGGCGGTCCATCAACCGGCCGAACCTGATCGAGAACATCCTGCCGACCCGTCCGCGGGCAACCCTGGTGCTGCGCAAGGACGCCGACCATTCGATCAACCGGTTGCGGCTACGCAAGCTCTAG
- a CDS encoding (2Z,6E)-farnesyl diphosphate synthase, producing the protein MEIIPPRLKDPAYRLYEMRLRQELAHSKSQLPRHIAVLCDGNRRWARDAGHDDVAYGYRMGAAKIAEMLRWCAESGIEMATVYLLSTENLQRDPDELSSLIDIITDVVEQICAPANRWSVRTVGDLELLGEEQAKRLRDAVDSTASVAPTASFHVNVAVGYGGRQEIVDAVRALLSKQLANGASAEQLIESVTIDGISENLYTSGQPDPDLVIRTSGEQRLSGFLLWQSAYSEMWFTEAHWPAFRRVDFLRALRAYSRRHRRFGM; encoded by the coding sequence GTGGAGATCATTCCGCCTCGCCTCAAGGATCCGGCCTACCGGCTCTACGAGATGCGGCTGCGCCAGGAGCTGGCGCACTCCAAGTCCCAACTACCCCGCCATATCGCGGTTCTATGCGACGGCAACCGACGCTGGGCTCGTGACGCTGGTCACGACGACGTGGCGTACGGCTACCGGATGGGCGCGGCCAAGATCGCCGAAATGTTGCGCTGGTGTGCGGAATCCGGCATCGAGATGGCCACGGTGTACCTGCTGTCCACCGAGAATCTGCAGCGCGACCCCGACGAACTTTCGTCGCTGATCGACATCATCACCGATGTCGTCGAACAGATCTGCGCGCCGGCCAATCGCTGGAGTGTGCGGACCGTCGGCGATCTGGAGCTGCTGGGTGAGGAGCAGGCAAAACGGCTGCGCGACGCCGTCGACAGCACCGCGTCGGTAGCACCCACAGCGTCATTTCACGTCAATGTTGCCGTCGGTTACGGCGGGCGCCAGGAGATCGTCGATGCAGTGCGGGCGCTGCTGAGTAAGCAGCTGGCCAACGGTGCCAGCGCTGAGCAGTTGATCGAATCCGTCACGATCGACGGCATCTCGGAGAATCTCTACACCTCCGGCCAGCCCGATCCCGATCTGGTGATCCGGACCTCGGGGGAGCAGCGGCTCTCCGGGTTCCTGTTATGGCAGAGCGCCTACTCGGAGATGTGGTTCACCGAGGCGCATTGGCCGGCGTTCCGGCGGGTCGACTTTCTGCGCGCGCTGCGCGCCTACAGCCGCCGCCACCGTCGATTCGGCATGTAA
- the trhA gene encoding PAQR family membrane homeostasis protein TrhA yields the protein MTAGVDTTDPRQSKSSDAEDFPEAVVDAAVEFFGKPRLRGWIHVYAAVIAAIAGAALVSVSWSVESTRAGISTLIYTVTIVAMFAVSGTYHRVNWTSASARKWMKRADHSMIFIFIAGSYTPFAMLALPERSGVVLLAIVWGGALAGVLLKMFWPSAPRWVGVPLYLLLGWVAAWFIVPIMNGAGVAALVLLIVGGALYSIGGVLYALKWPNPWPTTFGHHEFFHACTAVAAICHYIAMWFAVF from the coding sequence ATGACGGCAGGAGTCGACACCACCGATCCCCGCCAATCCAAGTCGTCAGATGCGGAGGACTTCCCCGAGGCTGTCGTCGACGCCGCGGTCGAGTTCTTCGGAAAACCGCGGCTGCGAGGCTGGATTCACGTCTATGCGGCCGTCATCGCGGCTATCGCCGGTGCCGCTCTGGTGTCGGTGTCGTGGTCGGTGGAATCGACCAGGGCCGGCATCTCCACCTTGATCTACACGGTGACCATCGTCGCGATGTTCGCGGTCAGCGGCACTTATCACCGGGTGAACTGGACGTCCGCATCCGCCCGCAAGTGGATGAAACGCGCCGATCATTCGATGATCTTCATCTTCATCGCGGGCAGCTACACGCCGTTTGCCATGTTGGCGCTGCCCGAGCGCAGCGGCGTGGTCCTACTGGCCATCGTGTGGGGTGGCGCGCTGGCCGGAGTTCTGCTCAAGATGTTCTGGCCATCGGCGCCCCGCTGGGTCGGGGTGCCGCTCTACCTGCTGCTGGGTTGGGTGGCGGCGTGGTTCATCGTGCCGATCATGAACGGCGCCGGCGTCGCGGCACTGGTGCTACTGATAGTCGGTGGAGCGCTGTACAGCATCGGCGGCGTGCTCTACGCACTGAAGTGGCCGAACCCGTGGCCGACGACCTTCGGTCATCACGAGTTCTTCCACGCGTGCACCGCGGTAGCCGCGATCTGCCACTACATCGCGATGTGGTTCGCGGTCTTCTAG